The genomic interval ATCGACCATGCGGCCACCGTAGCCGCAGGGTCCGTCACTCGGCGGGGGATCCCCGATCGGCGATCGTGCAGATGCACACGCGGTTGCCCTGGGCGTCGGCGAGCACCGTGAACGAGGGCGCCTCGCCGTCGTCGTCCACCACTCCCCCGGCGGCTAGGGCCGCCTCGATGCGCGCCGCGGCCTGGTCGGCTCCCACCCACACGTCGAGGTGGAAGCGCTGGCGCGGCGGGTCGTGGGGGTCGGTGTCCTGGAACCAGAGCAGCGGGACCCGGCCGGTCGGGTCGATCACGTCGTGGCCCTCGACGTTGTCCTCCTCGCACGTCAGGACGGCCGACCAGAAGGGCGCGATCTCGTCGGGGTCGGCGGTGTCGAGGGCGAGCTCGAGCGTCACCGGGGCGGCGAGGTCGGCCCTCACGTCGAGGCTGCGCGCGATCACGGAGATGCGCCGGGCGAGCTCCATGTCGCGGTCGGTCACGCCGCCGGCGTCGTGGCTCACGAGGTGCACGTCGACGTACGCGAAGGCCAGCGTGACCTCCGGATGGTGGTTGCGCTCCTCGGCCGCGGCGCCGATGGCCTCGACCAGGTGCAGGCCCGTGGTGAAGGTGCCGCTCAGGAACCGGGCGCGGATCCCGTCGGGGAAGCCCTGCCAGTCCCCCAGGCCCGCCTCGCCGAGCGCCGTGAGCAGTGCCTGTCCTCGCAATGTCGCCATGATGGTGCTCCTCTCGCGTCCTGTGAACCGTCCCGCACCGTGCGGGGCTCCGGCCACCCCTCGGGGCGGAATAGCCGCCGCTCGCGCGCGGTTGTAGCGGGTATCAGACGTGTGCGGCACCGACCGCCCTGCATGCCCCGGAGGTCTCATGCTCGATCCGACCACCCTCTTCAGCTACGACAAGTCCGTGGACTCGCGGACGCTGAACGGGACCACTCTTCTCGTGACGCTCGAGGCGTTCACCGACGCCGGGCATGCGCAGGAGCTCATCGACGACCATCTGCTCGAGACGCTCCCCCACCGCGTGATCGGTCGTCTCGACCTCGACGAGGTCTTCGACTACGGCTCGCAGCGTCCGGAGATCACGCTCGAACGCGACCGCTTCCTCGACTACGAGCGACCCGAGATCGTGCTGTACGAGGTCACGGCACCCGGCGGCGAGCCGTTCTACCTGCTCACCGGGCCCGAGCCCACCCTCGAGTGGGAGCGCGTGGCCTCCGCGCTGCGCATCGTCATCGAGCAGCTCGGCATCCGGCGCACCGTGCTGGCCCAGAGCTTCCCCGCCCCGGTCCCGCACACGCGGCCGATGGCGATCACGACGTTCGCCGACGACCCCGCGCACATCCGCGAGAAGCGGCCGCTCCCGGCGACCTTCCGCATGCGCTCGACCTTCACCTACCTGCTAACGATGCGGCTCGGGCAGGCGGGCCATGAGATCGTCGGCCTGGTCGCGCACGTCCCCCAGTACCTCCACGAGATGCCGTACCCGGACGCGGCGATCGCGCTGCTGCGCGCCGTCGAGCAGGAGAGCGGCCTGACCCTCCCGGTCGGCGCCCTCGGCCCGGCCGCGCAGAGCACGCGGGAGGCCGTGACCGAGCAGATCGTGGGAGCCGAGCAGCTCCAGGAGCTGATCCGCAACCTCGAGCAGGGTTATGACCGCACGCTCCTGACCGCTCAGCCGAGCGGCTCGGGCGCGGAGCCGTCCGACGCGGCGATGCCGTCGGACGAGGAGATCTCCGCGGAGATCGAGAAGTTCCTGCGCGATCTCGACGGCGGCGACGACACCGGGGACGAGCCCGGCGAGGGCCCCGCCGCCGGCTGATCCCGGCCTCAGCCCGGGTCGACCACGCGCAGGCCGAGGTGGGCGGCCAGGGCCGGCGCCCACTGCTCCACGAGCAGCCGGTCCGCGACCGCTCCGCGGGCGCCGCCGAGGCCCTCGACGCGGTCGATCGTGCTCGTCCGCAGGTCGAGGTCCCGGCAGGTGGCCTCATGCAGGTGCAGCGTGCCGATGCGGCAGCCTCGCACGACCACCCGGTCGGTCCGGGCCGCCCCGAGGTCGAGGTCCTCGATCTCGGCGTCCTCGAGCACGCAGTCCTCCAGGACGGCGCCCCGCAGATTGAGGTAGCCCCAGCGCCCGCCGCGCAGGCGCACCGACCGCCAGGACGCGTCGGGCATCTCGGCGGCACCGACGCGGAGGGCCTGCAGCTCACACTCCTCCGCGCGCAGACCGGCGGCCGACCATCCGGCCGCGAAGGCGCTCTCGATGCGCACGTCGGCGAGCTCGGCCCCGTCCAGCGCGGGCAGCTCGGTGCCACCGACGACGCGCACCCGAGCGATCCGGCCGAACGCGTCGGGCGGGACGTCGGCGAGGCGTTCGGCGGGAATCGTCGGCTCCTCGTCGCTCAGGTCCGGGGGCTGCACGCGCGGCGCGCGGACCGCGCCCGGGGAGGGCCGGGGCCCGGTTCGTCGGGATGGGGTCGCGGGCATCAAGTCCTCCAGGGCTCGTCTCGGCTCGGGGCGTGCCGGGACGGATCGTCCCGCACCTCGGCGTTCATCTCCCTAGGATGTGGCACATGGCCGACATCCGAGCACAGTCCCTGGTCACGTCCGAGCGCGCCGCCCTCGCGGACGACTTCATCTCCTTCGGACCCGACGCCCCCACGATCCTGGACTGGGACGCCCAGGGCCTCCTGGAGCACCTGATCCTGCGCGAGCGCAAGCCTCATCTGCTCCTGGGCTCCAACGTCCCGGTCTCCGCGATCTCGGACTGGTCCGACCAGGAGCGCGCGAAGCTGCGCGACGAGGACTGGGCGGACCAGGTCGAGCGCTTCCGGGCGGGGCCGAGCCGCTTCTCCCCCGTGCGCGGTCTCGACACGCTCATGAACACCGGCGAGTACTTCGTGCACCACGAGGACCTGCGGCGCGCCCGCCCCGGCTGGGAGCCGCGCGATCTCGGCGAGCCCGCGGAGCGGGAGCTGTGGAGCGTGCTCAAGCGGATGGCGCGCCTGCTCGTGCGCGCCAAGGTCGACGTCACCCTGGTGTCGCCGCAGGGCGGTCTGCGGGTCCCTGCCAAGGGCTCCGAGGGCAGCGTGCGCGTGCACGGTCGCGCCTCCGAGCTGCTGCTGTGGGCGTTCGGCCGCGACCGCGTCGCACGCGTGGACGTCGAGGGGGATCCCGCGGCGATCACCGTGCTGAACCGCGGGGAGCGCGGCGCCTGAGCTGCCCCCTGCGGTCGCTCAGCGCAGGTCGAAGCGGAACAGGCGCGGGTGGTGCCCCTTCTGGAAGAAGCGGTGCTCGTCGCGCAGCTCCCATCGGCTCTGCGGGTCCCGGGCCACGGCGTGCATGCGCGTGATCTCGTGCGTCAGGATGCCCAGGCGCGCGCCGGGCGCCGCGAGCTGCGCGGCCCGCTCGAGCAGGGCGGCCAGCAGCTCCTGATTGGTGGCGTGCTCCCCGTGCAGCTCGCCCCATGGGGGGTTGGCGAGCAGCCGCGTGAAGCCGCCCTCGAGCTCGGTCGTGAGCACGTCCCCGGTGACCCAGTCGATCCGTCCCTTGCGGCGCGCGGCGCGCTGATGGGCCTGGGCGGCCGCGATCGCCGCCTCGGAGAGGTCCACCCCGACCGCCCGGTCGGGCGCCGTCAGGAACGACTGCTCGACGAGGAAGGTCCCGGATCCGCAGGTCATGTCGAGCACGGCGTCTTGGGTGCCGATCTCCATGAGGTCCAGGACGCTCGCGGCGATCGTCGCGTTGACGGCGCCGGGGTAGTCGACCGCCCGCCAGGCGCGCGTGGACAGCGGCCGGGGCGTCATCCGGATCAGCACCTCCCAGCGGCCCGACTCCTGTGCCGTGGCCGCGCGCCGAACCCGCACGAGCAGGTCGCCCTCGTCCTCGTCGACGGGCAGTCCGGCCCGCTCGGCGATCTCCTCGGCCAGCCGCCGCATGTCGGGGGTGTCGGCCCCGGCGGCCGCGAGGCGCACCGCGGTGAACGGGCCGGTGCGCGGCTTCAGATGCCGGAGCTGGTCGATGCGATCGCCCAGGCGCCGCATGAACGACGTCTCGAGCAGCTCGCGGGGCCGGCGCGCCGGCACGCTCTCGCTCACGTAGGCGGAGACCACGCGGCGCAGCTGACGCACCTCGGACAGGCGGCTCGTGCGCAGGCGCAGCTCCGTGGGGCCGACCAGGTCGACGTCGCCGAGGCGTGAGGCCTCCGCCTGCGCGAAGGGGGCGCAGCCGTCGAGCACCTCGAGGACCACCTCGTCGATGGCGCTCTCGCGTGCGGTCATGTGCCCTCCGTCGGTCTCGGCGTGCCCGGTGCGGGCCGACTCACCCTAACGCCGTGCAGGCGGGAATCGCCCGGTCGAGCCGGTAGGATCGCAGGCGTGTTCACGGTGAGTATCTGTTCCCTCAAGGGTGGCGTCGGCAAGACGTCCGTCACGCTCGGACTGGCCTCGGCGGCCCTGCATCAGGGCGTGAACGTGCTCGTGATCGACCTGGACCCGCAGGGCGACGCGACCCTGGGCCTGCTGGGCGAGCCGGGCGCCACGCCGGATGTCGCCGAGGTGATCTCGTCGGTGCGCACCGAGACGATCGATCGCGCGGTCCGTCCGACCCCGTGGTCCGAGGGGGCCTCGTCCCACCTCGACATCATCCCGGGCTCCCATCGCTCGTCGGTGGTCGACTCCCCCGCCCCGGCTCCCCGCGACGTGCGCCGTCTGCGGGAGGCCCTGGACAAGCGCACCCATCGGTACGACCTCGTGCTGATCGACTGCCCGCCCTCGCTCAACGGCCTGACCCAGATGGCGCTCGCCGCCTCGGACCGGGCCCTCGTCGTGTGCGAGCCCGGCTTCTTCGCGGTGACCGCCGCCGATCGCGCCCTCAAGCTCACCGCTGAGATGCGGGAGGACGGGCTGGCGCCGCGGCTGCGGCCGCTCGGGCTCGCCGTCAACCGCTACCGGCCGCGTTCGGTCGAGCACCAGTACCGTCTGGCCGAGCTGCGTGACCTGTTCGGCGATCTCGTGCTCGAGCCCGTGATCGAGGAGCGCGTGGGCCTCCAGCAGGCCCAGGGCGGCGCCGTGCCGCTGCACCGCTACGAGGGTGCGAGCGGCAAGCGTCTCACCGAGGACTTCGACGCCCTCCTGAAGACCGTCCTGGACTCGCGCGAGCGCAGCTGACGCGACCCCGGCACGACGAAGGGGGCGAGCACCGTATCGGTGCTCGCCCCCTTCGTCGTGGAGGAGGTCGGCGGGTCAGCCGGCGTGGCGGGCCTTGCGGCGCGCGGCGAGCTCGTCGTGGAGGGCGAGCTCGGCGTCGTCGGCGGGGTTGACGCTCGGCAGGACCAGGAGGTCGTTCTCGACCTCGCGCCAGACGCGGCCGACGGCAATGCCGAACACGCCCTGGCCGCCCTGGACGAGGTCGATGACGTCGGCGGCGGAGGTGCACTCGTAGACGGAGGCGCCGTCGCTCATGAGGGTGATCTGGGCGAGGTCGTCGACGCCGCGCTCGCGGAGGGCGGCGACGGCCACGCGGATCTGCTGGAGGGAGACACCGGTGTCGAGGAGACGCTTGACGACCTTGAGCACGAGGATGTCGCGGAAGCCGTAGAGGCGCTGGCTGCCGGAGCCCGACGCGGCGCGCACGCTCGGCTCGACGAGACCGGTGCGGGCCCAGTAGTCGAGCTGGCGGTACGTGATGCCGGCGGCCTTGCAGGCCGCGGGACCGCGGTAGCCGAGCTCACCGGGCGTGTCGACGACCTCGTCGAACAGAACGCCCTGAGCCGGCTCGGCGGGGACCGTGGTCTGGAATGACCGGTCCGAGGGGGTGTCGGTGTTCACTAGAACCTCCAGGTGGACAGCTCCACGCCGGGGAAGAGCGCGAGCACCGGTCCAGACTATCCGGTGGATGCACGTGAGGGACAGCGACGCGCCGTGACGCTGTCACGGCGCGCGGTGGTCGGGCACGGAAGTCAGGGGCGCAGGGAGGTCCTCAGCAGGGCGTTGTGCAGCGCGTTCATCGATTCGCCGAGGTCGCGGGCCAGATCCTCGGCGCCGCCGCGGGCCGCCGAGTCGGTCGGACGGCTGTGGGGCCGGGCGACCGAGCGGATCATGTGGGCCTCGCGCTGGGCGGAGGTGCGGAGCATCACGAGGTGGCGCGGACGCAGCCCTTCGTCGGCCAGCGCGCGCGCCGAGCGCACGATCTCGAGCTCCGCGGAGCCGTAGAACAGGATGCCCTCGGGGAGCATCTGGAACTCCTCGAGCTCGACGAGGAAGTCGTCGTCCACGTGGGCCTCGCGGCACAGGCCGCTGCGGTCGAGCCGGACCGGCTGCAGCTGGGCGCTCGGACCGGGACGCGAGGCGATCGAGGTGACGCCCGCGCCGTCGTCGACGCCGTGCTCCTGCAGGTGCTCCTTGATGACCTTGAGCGGCCAGAAGCGGTCGCGCTGGGCGCGCAGGACGAACACGAGCCGATCGACGTCGTCGCGCGTGTACTTGCGGTAGCCGCTCGGGGTGCGCTCCGGGGAGATCAGCTCCTCGGCCTCGAGGTAGTGGAGCTTGGAGTGCGAGAGGTCCGGGAACTCCTCCTGGAGCATCTCGAGCACCTGGCCGATGCTGAGACGTGCGCCGGATGCCGGGGCCCCCTTGCGGGATGCGGATGCCGGCACGCCGTCAGCTCCTCCCGGGCTTGAGGTGGTAGGTCAGACGGTACTTGCCGATCTGGACCTCCTGGCCCGACTGCAGGTGCGCCTCGTCGACGCGCTCCTTGCCCACGTAGGTGCCGTTGAGCGAGCCCAGGTCCCGCACGAGGAAGCCGTCGCCGTCGCGCACGAAGGCGGCGTGCTTGCGGGAGACGGTGACGTCGTCGAGGAAGATCTCGCTGTTGGGGTGACGGCCCGCGATGGTCTTCTCGGCGTCCAGCAGGAAGCGGGCGCCGAGGTTCGGGCCCTTGCGCACGATCAGCAGGGCGGATCCGTCCGGAAGCGCCTCGATGGCCGAGCGGTCGAGGGACGTGAGCCCGTGCTCGGGCTCCTCCATCGAGTCGGGGATCGAGATCGCGCTCAGCGTCGAGGTCTGGTCGAGCCCCTCGTTCGTCTGCTTCGGATCGGTGTCGTCGCTCACCGTGGATCCCCTTCCTCCCGCTGCCCTTGTCGCTGTGCGCCGCCTGTGCGGCTGACCGGGCCTGTGCTTGACGATTCTCGCACGAGCCGACGGCCCTCCGGCACCGGGAAAGCCCCCATGGGCAGGGATTTGGTGAGGATTTGACCAGGCAGGACGCGTGGACGTCAGACCTGGGGCACGTCCGGGGTCTCGCCGAGCAGCTTCGAGAAGTCCGTGACGGGAGGTGTGCGGGCCTCGGGGGTGCGTGCGAGGAGCCAGAAGCGGGACATGCCGACCTCGAAGGGGCCGTCGTCGATGCGCTGCGCGATCGCCTCGAGGACATCTCGGTGGCGGTCGACGTCGAGGTCGGCGGGAGCGATCCAGGGGACGCGTCGGAGGAAGCGGAGGAAGGAGATCATGTCGGTGAAGACCGCGCGGCCGCGGAAGGCGTCGCTACGCTCCACCCGGAAGCCGGCGCTCGTGATCTCCCGCTCGATGTTCTGCAGCGTGACGTCCGGGTAGGGAGGCTCGAGACCGAAGGCCTCGAGCACCTCGACCAGGTCGTCGGCGCCGACCTGCTGGGTCGCGAAGGTGCCGCCGGGCGAGAGCACGCGGAAGACGTCGGCGGCGTCGAACGCCTCGTGGCGCGCGAGCACGAGGTCGAAGCGGCCGGGCGCGAACGGGAGGGACGCGCCCGGCGCCTCCGGGTTGTACTCGACGACCTCGATGCCGAGCGGCTCGAGGCGCTGCGTCGCGACGGGCACGTTGGGTGCCCAGCCCTCGGTCGCCACGGTGTCGTCGGGCGTGACGTCGGCCAGGGCGGAGAGGAACTCCCCTCCCCCGGTGCCGAGGTCGAGCAGGTGGTGGGACACCTGCGCGAGGTTGCGGGCCACCGTGTCGAAGCGCCACGGGGTGTCCTCCTCGGCGTACCCGCGCAGCTCGGAGAAGTCCCAGCCTAGCGGATCCTCCGCGAGCGCCGTGCGCCAGGAGTGGAGAGTGGCGTCGTCGACGGTCATGGAGCACTCCTTCGGGTCGGGTCCCCGTCCAGCATGGGGCTGCGGACAGGGTACCGAGGACCAGCTGAACAGTCGTGCCGCAGGTCACGTCCGCGTCGATTCGCTCCCCGGGGCCGCCCCGGGGTAGAGTTCTGGACGGTCCGAGGCACACGCCGAGGGCAGCGGGCTGTGGCGCAGCTTGGTAGCGCACTTGACTGGGGGTCAAGGGGTCGCAGGTTCAAATCCTGTCAGCCCGACCGCGAGAGGCCGCTGACCAGTGACAACACTGGTCGGCGGCCTTCGTCATGTCCGCTCACAGGGGCACCGGTGGCCATGTGGTGGGCATGGCTCTCCTGGTGGTCGCTGGGGGTGGTCTTGGTGGCCCCGCGCGCGAGCTCGCGGGCGATGTCCATGGCGTCGGCGACTTCGTCGATACTGTCGGGCACGAGGTCGCTGTACACCGCGAGGGTCACCGACGCGTCGCGGTGCCCGAGCATGGCGCGGACCACCTGGACGTCGGCCTCCCGGCGGCGATCACCGATGAAGCGGCGGTGTGGCGGAGCTTGTGCAGCGTGAGGCCGCGGCGGTCGTGATCATACGGTGCTGGTCGGGCGCTCCACTCGTAGCACACGGCAGGGCATACTCCGGGCATGGATCTGCTCCTTGCCCTGTTCGTGGTCGCGTGCATCGTTGTGCTGATCCTGGCGGGATTGGTGTGGCTCAGGCTC from Brachybacterium huguangmaarense carries:
- a CDS encoding VOC family protein — translated: MATLRGQALLTALGEAGLGDWQGFPDGIRARFLSGTFTTGLHLVEAIGAAAEERNHHPEVTLAFAYVDVHLVSHDAGGVTDRDMELARRISVIARSLDVRADLAAPVTLELALDTADPDEIAPFWSAVLTCEEDNVEGHDVIDPTGRVPLLWFQDTDPHDPPRQRFHLDVWVGADQAAARIEAALAAGGVVDDDGEAPSFTVLADAQGNRVCICTIADRGSPAE
- a CDS encoding PAC2 family protein, encoding MLDPTTLFSYDKSVDSRTLNGTTLLVTLEAFTDAGHAQELIDDHLLETLPHRVIGRLDLDEVFDYGSQRPEITLERDRFLDYERPEIVLYEVTAPGGEPFYLLTGPEPTLEWERVASALRIVIEQLGIRRTVLAQSFPAPVPHTRPMAITTFADDPAHIREKRPLPATFRMRSTFTYLLTMRLGQAGHEIVGLVAHVPQYLHEMPYPDAAIALLRAVEQESGLTLPVGALGPAAQSTREAVTEQIVGAEQLQELIRNLEQGYDRTLLTAQPSGSGAEPSDAAMPSDEEISAEIEKFLRDLDGGDDTGDEPGEGPAAG
- a CDS encoding pentapeptide repeat-containing protein, whose translation is MPATPSRRTGPRPSPGAVRAPRVQPPDLSDEEPTIPAERLADVPPDAFGRIARVRVVGGTELPALDGAELADVRIESAFAAGWSAAGLRAEECELQALRVGAAEMPDASWRSVRLRGGRWGYLNLRGAVLEDCVLEDAEIEDLDLGAARTDRVVVRGCRIGTLHLHEATCRDLDLRTSTIDRVEGLGGARGAVADRLLVEQWAPALAAHLGLRVVDPG
- a CDS encoding TIGR03085 family metal-binding protein, producing the protein MADIRAQSLVTSERAALADDFISFGPDAPTILDWDAQGLLEHLILRERKPHLLLGSNVPVSAISDWSDQERAKLRDEDWADQVERFRAGPSRFSPVRGLDTLMNTGEYFVHHEDLRRARPGWEPRDLGEPAERELWSVLKRMARLLVRAKVDVTLVSPQGGLRVPAKGSEGSVRVHGRASELLLWAFGRDRVARVDVEGDPAAITVLNRGERGA
- a CDS encoding methyltransferase, coding for MTARESAIDEVVLEVLDGCAPFAQAEASRLGDVDLVGPTELRLRTSRLSEVRQLRRVVSAYVSESVPARRPRELLETSFMRRLGDRIDQLRHLKPRTGPFTAVRLAAAGADTPDMRRLAEEIAERAGLPVDEDEGDLLVRVRRAATAQESGRWEVLIRMTPRPLSTRAWRAVDYPGAVNATIAASVLDLMEIGTQDAVLDMTCGSGTFLVEQSFLTAPDRAVGVDLSEAAIAAAQAHQRAARRKGRIDWVTGDVLTTELEGGFTRLLANPPWGELHGEHATNQELLAALLERAAQLAAPGARLGILTHEITRMHAVARDPQSRWELRDEHRFFQKGHHPRLFRFDLR
- a CDS encoding ParA family protein, with product MFTVSICSLKGGVGKTSVTLGLASAALHQGVNVLVIDLDPQGDATLGLLGEPGATPDVAEVISSVRTETIDRAVRPTPWSEGASSHLDIIPGSHRSSVVDSPAPAPRDVRRLREALDKRTHRYDLVLIDCPPSLNGLTQMALAASDRALVVCEPGFFAVTAADRALKLTAEMREDGLAPRLRPLGLAVNRYRPRSVEHQYRLAELRDLFGDLVLEPVIEERVGLQQAQGGAVPLHRYEGASGKRLTEDFDALLKTVLDSRERS
- a CDS encoding MerR family transcriptional regulator: MNTDTPSDRSFQTTVPAEPAQGVLFDEVVDTPGELGYRGPAACKAAGITYRQLDYWARTGLVEPSVRAASGSGSQRLYGFRDILVLKVVKRLLDTGVSLQQIRVAVAALRERGVDDLAQITLMSDGASVYECTSAADVIDLVQGGQGVFGIAVGRVWREVENDLLVLPSVNPADDAELALHDELAARRKARHAG
- the ftsR gene encoding transcriptional regulator FtsR; translated protein: MPASASRKGAPASGARLSIGQVLEMLQEEFPDLSHSKLHYLEAEELISPERTPSGYRKYTRDDVDRLVFVLRAQRDRFWPLKVIKEHLQEHGVDDGAGVTSIASRPGPSAQLQPVRLDRSGLCREAHVDDDFLVELEEFQMLPEGILFYGSAELEIVRSARALADEGLRPRHLVMLRTSAQREAHMIRSVARPHSRPTDSAARGGAEDLARDLGESMNALHNALLRTSLRP
- a CDS encoding FHA domain-containing protein; the protein is MSDDTDPKQTNEGLDQTSTLSAISIPDSMEEPEHGLTSLDRSAIEALPDGSALLIVRKGPNLGARFLLDAEKTIAGRHPNSEIFLDDVTVSRKHAAFVRDGDGFLVRDLGSLNGTYVGKERVDEAHLQSGQEVQIGKYRLTYHLKPGRS
- a CDS encoding class I SAM-dependent methyltransferase, producing the protein MTVDDATLHSWRTALAEDPLGWDFSELRGYAEEDTPWRFDTVARNLAQVSHHLLDLGTGGGEFLSALADVTPDDTVATEGWAPNVPVATQRLEPLGIEVVEYNPEAPGASLPFAPGRFDLVLARHEAFDAADVFRVLSPGGTFATQQVGADDLVEVLEAFGLEPPYPDVTLQNIEREITSAGFRVERSDAFRGRAVFTDMISFLRFLRRVPWIAPADLDVDRHRDVLEAIAQRIDDGPFEVGMSRFWLLARTPEARTPPVTDFSKLLGETPDVPQV